In Fluviispira sanaruensis, a genomic segment contains:
- a CDS encoding pyridoxal phosphate-dependent aminotransferase, with product MNRLDSISFGKIVQIREHLLKLQAGGKKVYRLESGDPSFSIAPHITDAINKALKDGKTHYIPNDGIPDLRKALAQKLHFQNNIKVTENDIYVTNGAMHALFVVFQCMLAQGDEVIVPEPLWTEIGDNIRLAGGVTVSVPLTREKNYQYSYEDILNKITPKTKAIFVNSPQNPSGAIVPKEELRKIANLAAERGLWLVADEAYEDLVYEGEHYSPASGLHGYDKAVSLYSFSKTHAMSGLRVGYIVTTNPILKERIPKLLRCTVNGINSISQWGALAAVTGPRDHLNYMLSEYKIRREIMYNAAAAIPGLIPFKPQGAFYLWCDVEPVLLEKLKIKSVSQLSDFLAECGIGSAPGDCFGESCANGIRFAFSCSTEMVTEGSAALKEFLTRR from the coding sequence ATGAACCGTCTTGACTCGATTAGTTTTGGTAAAATTGTGCAAATACGTGAACACCTTCTCAAACTTCAAGCGGGCGGAAAAAAAGTATACCGTCTTGAATCTGGTGATCCAAGTTTTTCAATAGCTCCACATATCACAGATGCAATTAATAAAGCTCTTAAAGATGGTAAAACTCATTATATTCCGAATGATGGTATTCCAGATTTGCGTAAAGCTCTTGCGCAAAAATTACATTTTCAAAATAATATTAAAGTAACAGAAAATGATATTTACGTTACAAATGGTGCAATGCATGCATTATTTGTTGTCTTTCAGTGTATGCTAGCGCAAGGCGATGAAGTTATTGTTCCTGAACCTCTATGGACAGAAATTGGTGACAATATACGTCTTGCTGGCGGTGTTACAGTATCTGTTCCTCTCACTAGAGAGAAAAATTATCAATATTCATATGAAGATATTTTAAATAAAATTACACCTAAAACAAAAGCAATATTTGTAAACTCTCCACAAAATCCATCGGGAGCGATTGTTCCAAAAGAAGAACTGAGAAAAATTGCCAATCTAGCTGCTGAACGTGGACTTTGGTTAGTTGCAGATGAAGCATATGAAGATCTTGTCTATGAAGGAGAACACTATTCTCCAGCAAGTGGACTTCATGGTTATGATAAAGCTGTTTCTCTCTATTCCTTTTCAAAAACTCATGCGATGAGCGGATTAAGAGTTGGTTATATCGTAACTACCAATCCTATTTTAAAAGAGCGCATTCCAAAGTTGTTACGTTGTACAGTCAACGGGATTAATAGCATTTCTCAATGGGGAGCATTGGCAGCTGTGACAGGTCCACGTGACCATTTAAATTATATGCTATCCGAATACAAAATCCGTCGTGAAATTATGTACAATGCTGCTGCAGCTATTCCAGGTTTAATTCCATTTAAACCACAAGGAGCATTTTATTTATGGTGCGACGTTGAACCTGTATTATTAGAAAAATTAAAAATCAAATCGGTTTCTCAGCTTTCAGACTTTTTAGCTGAATGTGGCATAGGCAGTGCTCCTGGCGATTGCTTTGGAGAAAGCTGTGCCAATGGTATTCGCTTTGCATTCAGTTGCAGCACTGAAATGGTCACAGAAGGTTCAGCAGCGCTTAAAGAATTTCTCACTCGCAGATAA
- a CDS encoding ABC-F family ATP-binding cassette domain-containing protein produces the protein MSSLICVHDLAKSFPDGTLLFRNFNFNLGKEKVGIIGKNGIGKSTLLRILAGEMEYSAGSIVIEGKLSYLPQKIQDFSKFSIAQILNVEKKLNALQKADIGKATIDDLNEIDDDWDFMTHLQAILKSLELEDIDLQRLGESISGGELMRFLYARLLLENPDIILFDEPTNNLDSAGKNHFYKALSSSRLGYLIVSHDRELLNKMDRIFEISNLGLRTYQGNYDFYLEERNKENEAALHKVTFAEERFKKQIIMEHILSEKQEKRNAQGKKNIPNLGLPKIVLGRMKENAQNTTSRLKDIHADKTKEYSEAVQREKAELRDEFKIKIDIKKSNIPSTKEMIMCQNLNYRFSNANHSLWKENINFAVIGNKRVHLTGRNGSGKSTLLKLITQQIFPKVGDIKIGSLKFALLDQGTSFLHDELSILENLQKFAMEHFVEHELRVKAGRFLFYGDSVFKKVKYLSGGERVRLALACLLAMNNAPDIFILDEPTNNLDIESIEILTECLNKFSGVLFVVSHDKNFISDIKINMAISL, from the coding sequence ATGTCTTCACTTATTTGTGTACATGACCTAGCAAAAAGTTTCCCTGACGGAACTCTGCTTTTTCGCAATTTTAATTTTAATCTTGGTAAAGAAAAAGTGGGAATTATTGGGAAAAACGGCATTGGTAAAAGCACATTATTGAGAATTCTTGCTGGAGAAATGGAATACTCAGCAGGTTCTATTGTCATTGAAGGAAAATTATCCTATTTACCACAAAAAATACAAGATTTTTCAAAATTTTCAATTGCTCAAATACTGAACGTAGAAAAAAAATTAAACGCGCTGCAAAAAGCAGATATTGGAAAAGCTACAATAGATGATTTAAATGAAATTGATGATGATTGGGATTTTATGACTCATCTTCAAGCTATTTTAAAATCTCTTGAGCTTGAGGATATCGATCTACAACGGTTAGGTGAAAGCATAAGTGGAGGAGAGCTTATGCGTTTTTTATATGCTCGACTTCTCTTAGAAAATCCTGATATTATTCTTTTCGATGAACCGACAAATAATTTAGACAGTGCAGGGAAAAATCATTTCTATAAAGCATTGAGCTCTTCACGACTTGGGTACTTAATCGTAAGTCATGATCGTGAATTGTTAAATAAGATGGATCGCATTTTTGAAATTTCAAATCTTGGTCTAAGAACATATCAAGGCAATTATGATTTTTACTTAGAAGAGCGGAATAAAGAAAATGAAGCAGCTTTACATAAAGTTACATTTGCCGAGGAGAGATTTAAAAAACAAATTATAATGGAACATATTTTATCGGAGAAACAAGAAAAGAGAAATGCCCAAGGGAAAAAAAATATACCTAATTTGGGCTTGCCCAAAATTGTCTTGGGAAGAATGAAAGAGAATGCGCAAAATACCACATCGCGTTTAAAAGATATCCATGCAGATAAGACAAAGGAATACTCAGAAGCTGTTCAGAGGGAAAAGGCAGAGTTAAGGGATGAATTTAAAATAAAAATTGACATCAAAAAATCAAATATTCCAAGCACAAAAGAAATGATTATGTGCCAGAATTTGAATTATAGATTTTCAAATGCGAATCATTCGTTGTGGAAAGAAAATATCAACTTTGCAGTTATAGGCAATAAACGAGTCCATTTAACTGGCCGTAATGGATCTGGAAAATCAACTTTATTAAAATTAATCACTCAACAAATTTTCCCAAAAGTAGGTGATATTAAAATTGGTTCTTTAAAATTTGCCTTGCTGGATCAGGGGACTTCTTTTCTGCACGATGAACTGAGTATCTTGGAAAATTTACAAAAATTTGCCATGGAGCACTTTGTAGAGCATGAATTGCGAGTGAAAGCGGGACGATTTTTATTCTATGGCGATTCTGTTTTTAAAAAAGTAAAATATTTAAGCGGTGGTGAAAGAGTGAGGCTTGCTCTAGCTTGTTTATTGGCTATGAATAACGCTCCTGATATTTTTATTCTAGATGAACCGACCAATAATTTGGACATTGAATCGATAGAAATATTAACAGAATGTTTGAATAAATTTAGCGGAGTCTTATTCGTAGTCTCACATGATAAAAACTTTATATCTGACATAAAGATTAACATGGCTATCTCTTTGTGA
- the trpD gene encoding anthranilate phosphoribosyltransferase, which translates to MIIDKNFSPIMEQVFAGRGFSKDETSALVHSMIDGTLSDMRVAAVLTGFRFITLTEEIIIAILSAIRDKNPILDSHELESVVDCGGTGGDHTSTVNISTTAAIVAAGAGANIAKFAGKSISSKSGSSDVLKTLDLTPATTLKVAYENIKKFNIAFLPSNIYYPNLKHLAHIRKTLGFKTIIDLVYPLANPMKLTGQLVGVYSKDSLPLIINCLKNLGRKRALVAHGEDGLDEISVCSATYIAKLENGKITHEVLKPAEFGIKTHKIKDLIGKDIEYNTKILLDVLKNDAHPAIMDAVIINTAAILWCAEKCNTIFEGIEIAKNSITSANALATLEKWKNQK; encoded by the coding sequence ATGATTATTGATAAAAATTTTTCTCCTATTATGGAACAGGTCTTTGCTGGTCGCGGATTTTCTAAAGATGAAACATCGGCTCTGGTTCATAGCATGATAGATGGAACTTTATCTGATATGCGTGTGGCTGCAGTGCTAACAGGTTTTCGTTTTATAACATTAACCGAAGAAATTATTATTGCAATACTCAGTGCAATTCGTGATAAAAATCCAATTTTAGATTCGCATGAACTGGAAAGTGTTGTCGATTGTGGTGGTACAGGAGGCGATCACACTTCCACTGTAAATATTTCTACAACTGCTGCTATTGTTGCTGCTGGAGCAGGCGCAAATATAGCAAAATTTGCTGGGAAAAGTATCTCAAGTAAATCAGGAAGTAGTGATGTCTTAAAAACGCTAGATCTGACTCCTGCAACTACTTTAAAAGTAGCTTATGAAAATATTAAAAAATTTAATATCGCATTTTTACCTTCAAATATATATTATCCAAATCTTAAACACCTTGCGCATATTCGAAAAACGCTTGGTTTTAAAACCATCATAGATCTTGTTTATCCCCTTGCAAATCCAATGAAATTAACAGGACAACTTGTTGGAGTTTATAGTAAAGACTCTCTTCCACTTATCATAAATTGTTTAAAAAACTTAGGGAGAAAACGAGCATTAGTTGCACATGGAGAAGATGGTTTAGATGAAATTTCCGTTTGTAGCGCTACTTATATTGCCAAGCTTGAAAATGGAAAAATAACTCATGAAGTTTTAAAGCCGGCAGAGTTTGGAATAAAAACGCATAAAATAAAAGATCTCATTGGTAAAGATATTGAATATAATACAAAGATATTATTAGATGTCCTCAAAAATGATGCGCATCCAGCCATTATGGATGCAGTCATTATCAATACAGCTGCTATTCTCTGGTGTGCTGAAAAATGCAATACTATATTTGAGGGAATAGAAATTGCAAAAAACTCCATAACATCTGCAAATGCTTTAGCTACGTTAGAGAAATGGAAAAATCAAAAGTAG
- a CDS encoding alpha/beta fold hydrolase, whose product MSPLGLSLNTLSKNTKLNRFLRLNLLKYVVRPARKVEDFDVIKSTELQLDKSVSAAFKKYLNAIGFRSYVIPTQFGEMHYYDSNPKSDLDPLIFIHGLGSSAQSWWILAQMLDNKRRIIMPDLFHMSGFSKANNPVMDFLQHSQSVVELIKSITNEKVDICGLSLGGWISLHIAATECKLINKVILMNPAGLKINLFALRDTLTYLSWKKFQTLYPGIMKAFPYTGALFLSETAKRALFRNLKSDHVKDLLKLSKPEHFMDSFLGKIKCPVLLLWGREDQLLSNQIPIVLTKCIFNIRSVWVEKCAHVLSLEAPVNCYLEINQFLNLSGIKDNKFAKTLLSVSKPYPTNPIDIKEMNNDY is encoded by the coding sequence ATGAGTCCCCTAGGATTAAGTTTGAATACTCTTTCTAAGAATACAAAACTGAATCGCTTTTTAAGGCTCAATTTACTCAAATATGTTGTTAGACCAGCGAGAAAAGTTGAAGATTTTGATGTTATAAAATCAACAGAGTTACAGTTAGATAAAAGCGTTTCAGCTGCATTCAAAAAATATTTAAATGCAATTGGTTTTCGATCGTATGTTATACCCACACAATTTGGTGAAATGCATTATTACGACAGCAATCCTAAATCTGATCTCGATCCTTTAATATTTATTCATGGACTTGGTAGCAGCGCTCAAAGTTGGTGGATATTAGCACAGATGCTAGATAATAAGCGAAGAATTATTATGCCTGATCTTTTTCATATGTCAGGTTTTAGTAAAGCCAATAATCCAGTCATGGATTTTTTACAGCATTCTCAATCCGTTGTTGAACTCATTAAAAGCATAACGAATGAAAAAGTAGATATATGTGGTTTAAGTTTAGGTGGATGGATTTCACTCCATATTGCTGCAACTGAATGTAAACTGATAAATAAAGTGATCCTCATGAATCCTGCAGGACTAAAAATTAATTTATTTGCTTTAAGAGATACATTAACTTATTTAAGTTGGAAAAAATTTCAAACCCTTTATCCTGGTATTATGAAAGCTTTTCCATATACTGGAGCTCTTTTTCTAAGTGAAACTGCAAAAAGAGCACTCTTTCGCAATTTAAAAAGTGACCATGTAAAAGATCTGCTTAAGCTATCAAAACCTGAACATTTTATGGATAGCTTTTTGGGAAAAATTAAATGCCCAGTTTTATTATTATGGGGGCGTGAGGATCAGCTTTTATCTAATCAAATACCAATTGTTCTTACTAAATGTATTTTCAATATCCGGTCAGTTTGGGTAGAAAAATGTGCGCATGTTCTTTCATTAGAAGCGCCTGTTAATTGTTACTTAGAAATAAATCAATTTTTGAATTTATCAGGAATTAAAGATAATAAATTTGCAAAAACTTTACTCTCTGTTTCGAAACCCTATCCTACGAACCCCATAGATATAAAAGAGATGAATAATGATTATTGA
- the glmM gene encoding phosphoglucosamine mutase has translation MAKYFGTDGIRGEANFGSMTPMNILKIAQSFGIALKKRAKRPKVIIGKDTRVSGYMIEGLFSSGLCSVGVDVLFVGPLPTPGIAYLTRGMRADAGVMISASHNPYHDNGIKLFDHNGFKLPDADEEFIEMLIDDPNLENHLVTSDLMGRAKRIDDAIGQYAVFLKERFPKNLKLDGKRIVLDCAHGAGYKVAPKVFSELGAEVICINNDPNGFNINFESGALHPEKLRLEVLNLRADIGFALDGDADRLIVVDEKGNILDGDNILAMCALEMKAQNQLLNNGVCVTIMSNKGFDIAMQNAGIQVYRTNVGDRNVVEEMLNRKLVLGGEQSGHLLFLDSSTTGDAIVGCLKVLEMMCRSGKSISELTSVMQKLPQITRNVKVTAKPPIRTLKATTSLLREFEKELGDSGRILLRYSGTEPLARITLEGPELSRLQTIALELEQELLKEIG, from the coding sequence ATGGCTAAATATTTTGGAACAGATGGTATAAGAGGCGAAGCAAATTTTGGGTCGATGACTCCAATGAATATTTTAAAAATCGCTCAATCTTTCGGCATAGCTCTCAAAAAAAGAGCAAAACGCCCAAAAGTGATTATTGGTAAAGACACGCGTGTGAGCGGATATATGATAGAAGGTCTCTTTTCATCTGGACTTTGCAGCGTAGGAGTTGATGTTCTTTTCGTAGGCCCATTACCAACTCCTGGTATTGCATATTTGACAAGAGGGATGAGAGCTGATGCAGGAGTGATGATCTCTGCCAGCCACAATCCTTATCATGACAATGGTATTAAACTTTTTGATCACAATGGATTTAAACTCCCTGATGCAGATGAAGAATTCATCGAAATGCTCATTGACGATCCTAATCTTGAAAATCATCTTGTAACTTCCGATCTTATGGGCAGGGCAAAACGAATTGACGATGCAATCGGACAATACGCAGTTTTTTTAAAAGAAAGATTTCCAAAAAATTTAAAACTTGATGGAAAAAGAATAGTATTGGATTGTGCACATGGAGCTGGTTATAAAGTGGCTCCAAAAGTTTTTAGTGAACTTGGAGCAGAAGTGATTTGTATTAATAACGATCCAAATGGCTTTAATATTAATTTTGAAAGTGGTGCACTTCATCCTGAAAAATTACGACTCGAAGTTTTAAATTTACGCGCTGATATTGGTTTTGCCCTTGATGGCGATGCCGATAGACTCATTGTCGTAGATGAAAAAGGTAACATCTTAGACGGTGATAATATTCTCGCAATGTGTGCACTCGAAATGAAAGCACAAAATCAACTACTAAATAATGGTGTCTGTGTTACTATAATGAGTAACAAAGGTTTCGATATTGCTATGCAAAATGCAGGAATTCAAGTCTACAGAACAAATGTAGGAGATAGAAATGTCGTTGAAGAAATGCTTAATCGTAAACTTGTACTAGGTGGAGAACAGTCTGGTCATTTGCTTTTTCTCGATTCAAGTACAACTGGTGACGCGATTGTAGGATGTTTAAAGGTTTTGGAAATGATGTGTCGATCTGGAAAAAGCATTTCAGAGTTAACCTCTGTCATGCAAAAACTACCACAAATCACACGAAATGTTAAAGTAACAGCAAAACCTCCAATTCGTACACTCAAGGCAACAACTTCATTATTAAGAGAATTTGAAAAAGAATTGGGTGATTCAGGAAGAATTCTATTAAGATATAGTGGAACAGAGCCTCTTGCTCGCATCACTCTGGAAGGTCCGGAGCTTTCCCGTCTCCAAACAATTGCTTTGGAACTAGAGCAAGAGCTCCTCAAAGAAATAGGATAA
- a CDS encoding CdaR family protein: MPSGNQEQSSIFKLIFKMVINNFWLKVISVVFAIVLFSIVRTDKDMSFEKVAKIKLITAPSMIILGSSERTLDVTIKQQNSLFSVSPTDTELTGEIDILSETPGRVRVKVTKESFPNLPKHYAIFIDRPFIDVDIDKLQEKVIPVQAVLKGEPQPGLTIEKVTVLPSQIKVTGARQELARTQSLFTIPIIIEGIKSTLSTEANVELEDNSSLNALEKNVKVTVTLSPRKYNRIFRAVPIEFTGASKNIISKLQIRPRVVDIEVSGEKDILKNLDPSDVRVILDTADLETGWQDKRVILKIPDNVTLVKMNPDTISVHLNP; encoded by the coding sequence ATGCCAAGTGGAAATCAAGAACAAAGCTCAATATTTAAATTAATATTTAAAATGGTTATAAATAATTTTTGGTTAAAAGTAATTTCCGTCGTTTTTGCTATTGTTTTATTTTCTATTGTAAGAACAGATAAAGATATGAGTTTTGAAAAAGTTGCTAAAATAAAACTCATAACAGCACCTAGCATGATTATATTAGGTTCTTCTGAACGTACCCTAGATGTTACTATCAAACAACAAAATTCACTTTTTTCAGTTTCACCGACCGATACAGAATTGACCGGAGAAATTGATATATTAAGCGAAACTCCTGGAAGAGTGCGAGTAAAAGTCACAAAAGAAAGTTTTCCAAATCTTCCTAAACATTATGCGATATTTATTGATCGTCCTTTTATAGACGTAGATATTGATAAATTGCAAGAAAAAGTAATTCCAGTTCAAGCAGTATTAAAAGGTGAGCCACAACCAGGATTGACTATAGAAAAAGTCACAGTGCTGCCTTCACAGATAAAAGTTACTGGAGCTCGCCAAGAGCTTGCTAGAACACAAAGTTTGTTCACAATCCCAATAATTATTGAAGGCATAAAAAGCACACTTTCTACAGAAGCAAATGTTGAACTAGAAGATAATTCTTCACTCAATGCACTCGAAAAAAATGTTAAAGTCACTGTTACATTATCTCCACGGAAATACAATCGCATATTTAGGGCTGTACCAATCGAATTCACCGGTGCTTCAAAAAATATAATTTCAAAATTGCAAATACGTCCAAGAGTCGTTGATATTGAAGTTTCTGGCGAAAAAGATATTTTAAAAAATTTAGATCCTTCCGATGTCCGAGTCATTTTAGACACTGCGGATCTTGAAACAGGCTGGCAAGACAAACGTGTGATATTAAAAATACCAGATAATGTAACACTCGTTAAAATGAATCCAGATACAATATCAGTACATCTCAATCCTTAA
- the cdaA gene encoding diadenylate cyclase CdaA: MNFLESIKTILSWRSIVDIAIVATLFYNIISILKGTRAAQVLIGMLVIFIAFVISSSLQFETIHWIISKFYASFIIVVIVLFQDDIRRLLTRVGRGPFVTGLDVLSGTHIIEEVTNAAKSLSHERIGALIVFERSVGLDKLYDHSVKLDAIVSEQLLSSIFQSFSPLHDGAVIIQKTRINCASAQLPLSKNPRFSKKMGTRHSAAVGISEETDAVVLVVSEETGNISIAWEGNLQKQSSVEAARKMLSVLLIPRGQKSNIVYWIENKVIFKYYKLSNKIKSALLHTKPLSTGLDGDKRKNNEKITNQKKVSSLESLALQQIEQENKLAANAPRNIHIKFPKNSKIKDITSSEIKFITSNINISPTLNIKKEENEESFYTNSEENVDANNQENEIKTTQTSKINSALKALNDLAPEDRFDPPIPKSTPPRDVSIGGIPLNPPLEQNNNKEKSIVSEKDKDEKK, translated from the coding sequence ATGAATTTCTTAGAAAGTATAAAAACAATTTTATCTTGGAGATCAATAGTCGATATAGCTATTGTTGCAACTCTTTTTTATAATATTATTTCTATTTTAAAAGGCACGCGAGCTGCACAAGTCCTAATCGGAATGCTCGTTATTTTTATTGCATTTGTTATTTCAAGTTCTCTCCAATTCGAAACCATTCATTGGATTATCAGTAAATTTTATGCGTCTTTTATAATTGTAGTTATCGTTCTCTTTCAAGATGATATCAGACGTTTACTCACACGAGTTGGTCGTGGGCCTTTTGTCACAGGTCTCGATGTGCTCTCTGGAACTCATATTATTGAGGAAGTGACAAATGCTGCAAAGTCATTGAGTCATGAGCGTATCGGAGCACTCATAGTCTTCGAGCGATCCGTTGGCCTTGATAAGCTCTATGACCACAGCGTAAAATTAGATGCTATTGTTTCTGAACAACTTTTAAGCAGCATATTTCAATCATTCTCTCCTTTGCACGATGGCGCAGTCATCATTCAAAAGACTCGAATCAATTGCGCTTCTGCGCAGTTGCCGCTTTCAAAAAACCCCCGTTTTTCTAAGAAAATGGGAACTCGCCACAGTGCCGCCGTTGGAATTTCAGAAGAAACCGATGCTGTTGTGTTAGTTGTCAGCGAAGAAACTGGAAATATTTCGATTGCTTGGGAAGGTAATTTACAAAAACAGAGTTCTGTTGAAGCGGCACGTAAAATGCTTTCGGTTTTACTTATACCTCGAGGGCAAAAGTCAAATATTGTTTATTGGATTGAAAATAAAGTGATTTTTAAATATTATAAATTATCAAATAAAATCAAATCAGCACTCTTGCATACGAAGCCTTTATCCACAGGCTTAGATGGTGATAAACGAAAAAATAACGAAAAAATAACCAATCAAAAAAAAGTATCTTCTCTTGAAAGTCTTGCACTACAACAAATCGAACAAGAAAATAAACTCGCAGCAAATGCTCCACGCAATATTCACATTAAATTTCCAAAAAATTCAAAAATAAAAGACATAACATCGTCTGAAATTAAATTTATTACAAGCAATATAAATATATCTCCCACTTTAAATATTAAAAAAGAAGAAAATGAAGAAAGTTTTTATACAAATTCAGAAGAAAATGTCGACGCAAATAATCAAGAAAACGAAATAAAGACGACACAGACTAGTAAAATAAATTCCGCATTAAAAGCTTTAAATGATTTAGCTCCTGAGGATAGATTCGATCCACCTATTCCGAAATCTACACCACCTAGAGATGTTTCAATTGGTGGTATTCCACTCAATCCTCCATTAGAACAAAATAATAACAAAGAAAAGTCTATTGTAAGTGAAAAAGATAAGGATGAGAAGAAATAA
- a CDS encoding LolA family protein has protein sequence MIKKIIQCFFIFSFLISTQVFCADIKIKAKTELNFDKLMQNVLNEASKQKLFQVEFTQSSFSMLRNKVTESSGLLYIKKPVSFRYEILKPRNELYVSNGKDFWKYIESLKHAQYLKNSAQELGFINILTNLAQIKKYYFVSEWTDEEAKKLNHSANMSSLESDIPPEKNNDYILLKLVPKGDKQQKVLYARVQVKTGLIQELRIVQLNGNRIRLVFSNYSLRPISDDVFNFNPPQGIAVDKM, from the coding sequence ATGATAAAAAAAATAATCCAGTGTTTTTTTATTTTTTCATTCCTGATTAGCACTCAAGTATTCTGCGCAGACATTAAGATAAAAGCAAAAACAGAGCTAAATTTTGACAAATTAATGCAAAATGTTCTAAATGAAGCATCCAAACAGAAATTATTTCAAGTCGAATTTACTCAGAGTTCTTTCTCAATGCTGCGTAATAAAGTGACTGAATCGAGCGGATTATTATACATAAAAAAACCTGTTTCTTTCCGCTATGAAATTCTAAAGCCTAGAAATGAACTTTATGTTTCCAATGGAAAAGACTTTTGGAAATACATTGAAAGCCTAAAACATGCTCAATATTTAAAAAATTCTGCACAAGAACTTGGATTTATCAATATATTGACAAACCTCGCTCAAATTAAAAAATATTATTTCGTGTCTGAATGGACCGATGAAGAAGCAAAAAAATTGAATCACTCGGCAAATATGTCATCGCTTGAATCTGACATCCCTCCAGAAAAAAACAATGATTATATTCTTTTGAAATTGGTTCCGAAAGGAGACAAACAACAAAAAGTTTTATACGCTAGAGTTCAGGTGAAGACTGGATTAATCCAAGAACTTCGTATTGTTCAGCTCAATGGGAATCGAATCCGTCTTGTGTTTTCTAATTACTCACTGAGGCCCATTTCGGATGATGTTTTCAATTTTAACCCCCCACAAGGTATAGCTGTGGATAAAATGTAA
- a CDS encoding LOG family protein produces MKKSAIGVFCSAKNNIPDEFLKFAFNFGSFLAKNNFKTVYGGGNQGMMRQLAEGVFAENGEICGIITNEFIKKEGHFEKLTENFICETLEERKKLLIFHSDVLCILPGGFGSLDEFLTTIQFNASNTPQKTVIIIDFLNFYSPFLNWLEEISNINMIDKPSHYFCIARTIQDVEKLLL; encoded by the coding sequence ATGAAAAAATCTGCTATAGGAGTTTTTTGTTCTGCAAAAAATAATATACCTGATGAATTTCTAAAATTCGCATTTAACTTTGGTTCATTTCTTGCAAAAAATAATTTTAAGACAGTTTATGGTGGTGGTAACCAAGGGATGATGAGGCAACTTGCTGAAGGTGTTTTTGCAGAAAATGGTGAAATCTGTGGGATCATTACAAATGAGTTTATAAAAAAAGAGGGGCATTTTGAAAAACTCACTGAAAATTTTATTTGCGAGACATTAGAAGAAAGAAAAAAACTTTTAATTTTTCACTCTGATGTGCTATGCATTTTACCTGGAGGCTTTGGCAGTTTAGATGAATTTTTAACAACAATCCAATTTAACGCAAGCAACACTCCTCAAAAAACAGTTATAATAATTGATTTTCTTAATTTTTATTCGCCCTTTTTGAACTGGCTAGAAGAAATTTCAAATATTAATATGATTGACAAGCCATCTCACTATTTTTGTATTGCTAGAACGATACAAGATGTAGAAAAATTACTTTTATAA
- a CDS encoding phosphatase PAP2 family protein produces MFSPPDLPPQEKVIAPLSWNHFNPGDLKQDLITLPLEAGLIEAISVSYTHQGLSLWPFHSESAKKTNLPTTLSRSTLLPIGLGVTAAIFGVLKLSNDDFSLGTQLRGFLHAHLLNEIATSTAKTTFQRKRPFYDTEVSSGIKPAEDNQFSFFSGHASHAFTFATYTSGLMLKYTNNPILSWSYTAAAYTTAAWIASTRVNDHAHNVSDVIVGALVGTIISGAVFYRVQQVDAVHKKTSDKDLIFDYQFLPYTFQDNNKRSWYAGMFEIKF; encoded by the coding sequence ATGTTTTCTCCACCAGATCTTCCACCGCAAGAAAAAGTTATTGCTCCACTCAGCTGGAATCACTTTAATCCTGGTGATTTAAAGCAAGATCTGATCACATTGCCCCTCGAAGCTGGTCTCATTGAAGCAATAAGTGTAAGTTACACACATCAAGGTCTAAGCCTGTGGCCCTTTCATTCGGAAAGTGCAAAGAAAACAAACTTGCCAACAACACTCTCTCGCTCAACCTTACTTCCTATTGGTCTTGGTGTCACAGCCGCCATTTTTGGTGTCTTAAAATTAAGCAACGATGATTTTTCATTGGGAACACAATTAAGGGGGTTTCTACACGCGCATTTATTAAACGAAATAGCAACATCAACAGCCAAAACAACTTTTCAAAGAAAACGTCCATTTTATGATACAGAGGTGAGTTCAGGAATTAAGCCTGCTGAAGATAATCAATTTAGTTTCTTTAGCGGGCATGCATCACATGCGTTTACTTTTGCAACTTACACAAGTGGTCTTATGCTTAAGTACACAAACAATCCAATTCTAAGTTGGAGCTATACCGCCGCTGCTTATACAACTGCTGCATGGATAGCTTCTACTCGAGTAAACGATCATGCACATAATGTAAGTGATGTTATTGTTGGTGCTCTTGTAGGAACAATCATTTCTGGTGCCGTTTTTTACAGAGTTCAACAAGTTGATGCTGTGCATAAAAAAACGAGTGACAAAGATTTAATTTTTGACTATCAATTTCTTCCATACACATTCCAAGATAATAATAAAAGATCTTGGTATGCTGGTATGTTTGAGATAAAATTCTAA